In Lentilactobacillus sp. SPB1-3, the sequence AGCCAGTGAATTAGCTACCAGTTCTCCTGAATATAAAGCTTTACGAGTTTTAGCATTAAATCAATTAGCTAGTGGTACGCCTTCAATAATCGTGACATCTGTATCAGGGGTTAGAAGAATTTTACCAACTAAAGATCAGTTTGTAGATGCTAAGTTAGAGATTGCAGTTGGTGATGAATTTGATTTAGATGAATTGAAGCTTAAACTCCACCAGATGGGTTACTCAATTCAAAAAATGGTCGCTGCACCAGGTGAATTTTCAATCAGAGGTTCAATTGTGGATATCTATCCATTAAGCAGTGATAATCCCATCAGAATTGATTTTTTTGATACAGAAATCGATTCTATGCGAACATTTAATGTTGCTGATCAGAGAAGTATTGAGAATATTAGTAACAGTGTTATTTATCCCGCAAGTGATTTGTTGATAACCACTGAACAACGCCAGTCGTTGGTGGATGATTTAAACAAAAAGTTAACTGCAACGATAAAAAAGCTGGATGATGAATCAGTCAGTGTGTTGCAGAATAACTTAGACGTTAAAATTACCGATTTGAGCAACGGAATGAATGATCCATATTGGCTGTTATTCTCTCAGTTGTTATACCCAGAGAAAACATCACTCATCGATTATCTAAGTAATAAGGGAATTGTTGTTTTTGATGAATATTCAAAAATAACTGAATCCAACGCTCAATTAGTGACTGATGAAGAAGAATGGCTTGACGACAAGGTTGCCCAACACGAAATTTTACCAGATTCAAATTATACCAGTGATTTTAAAGCGACATTTAAGGAAAACCAACATGCTAGTATATTATTTTCTCTTTTCAAAAAAGGATTAACTAATCTGAAGTTTTCTCAAATTAGTCAATTTAATACCAGACCGATGCAACAATTCTTTTCATCAATGCCGATGCTTAAAGGTGAAGTGAATCGGTGGTCTAAGAATCAGACCACAGTCATTATGATGGTTGCTGATGAAAAGCGATTGGATAAAGTTGCTAATACTTTGGCAGACTTTGATGTGAATGTCACCATTGCTGAACCGAATAAGTTATTGCCAGGCAAAGTTCAGTTGATCGCTAATGGCTTAGATAATGGATTCGAATTACCTCAAGACAAGTTAGCTATTATCACTGAAAGAGAGCTCTTTCAAAAGGTTACTAAGAAACATCGAAAGATGACGACCTTCACCAATGCCGAACGAATTAAGAGCTATACAGATTTAAAGCCTGGGGATTTTGTGGTTCATGTCAATCATGGTATCGGTCGTTATGAAGGTATGAAAACCATGGAAGTTGATGATAAGCATCAAGATTACTTAACCATCACTTATAAAGATAATGCTCAGTTGTTTATTCCAGTCACTCAGCTTAATTTAATTCAAAAATACGTTTCCTCAGAGGACAAGCATCCTCGAATCAACAAACTTGGCGGTAGTGAATGGGCTAAAACTAAGCAAAAAGTTGCCAGCAAAATTGAAGATATCGCTGATGACTTGATAGAACTCTATGCCAAACGTAGTGCCCAAAAGGGCTTTTCTTTTCCTAAGGATGATGCTTTACAGCACGATTTTGAAAATGAATTTCCATACAACGAAACTCCCGATCAATTAAGAAGTGCCCAGGAAATCAAACGAGATATGGAAAATGTCCGACCGATGGATCGATTGTTAGTCGGGGATGTTGGTTACGGTAAAACGGAAGTAGCTTTAAGAGCAGCTTTTAAAGCGATTGAAGTTGGCAAACAGGTTGCTTTTTTGGTGCCAACAACAATCTTGGCTCAGCAACATTACGAGACTATGCGTGATCGGTTTGCTGATTATCCAATTGAAATCAGGGTTCTTTCAAGATTTCAAACTAGAGCGGAGATCAAAGAAACTCTTGCAGGCCTGGAAGATGGCACGGTGGACGTTGTGGTAGGAACTCACCGAATCTTGTCCAAAGATGTTGGTTTTAAAGACCTTGGTCTGTTGATTATTGATGAAGAGCAACGATTTGGTGTTAAACATAAGGAAAGAATTAAGGAACTAAGAAGTAACGTTGATGTTTTGACCTTAACGGCAACGCCAATTCCAAGAACACTGAATATGTCGATGATGGGTATCCGTGATTTGTCAGTTATTGAGACTCCACCAGCTAATCGTTATCCTATCCAAACCTATGTGATGGAACAAAATGCTGGCGCAATCAGGGATGCCATTGATCGTGAAATGGCTCGAGGCGGCCAGGTGTT encodes:
- the mfd gene encoding transcription-repair coupling factor is translated as MELDHLFEGIADFEDIIKQVAPKSRQLVTGLSGSAKTMFINGIYKQIDQPMIIVTDTLAHADQLTADLANLVSDDQLFEFPVEEIGASELATSSPEYKALRVLALNQLASGTPSIIVTSVSGVRRILPTKDQFVDAKLEIAVGDEFDLDELKLKLHQMGYSIQKMVAAPGEFSIRGSIVDIYPLSSDNPIRIDFFDTEIDSMRTFNVADQRSIENISNSVIYPASDLLITTEQRQSLVDDLNKKLTATIKKLDDESVSVLQNNLDVKITDLSNGMNDPYWLLFSQLLYPEKTSLIDYLSNKGIVVFDEYSKITESNAQLVTDEEEWLDDKVAQHEILPDSNYTSDFKATFKENQHASILFSLFKKGLTNLKFSQISQFNTRPMQQFFSSMPMLKGEVNRWSKNQTTVIMMVADEKRLDKVANTLADFDVNVTIAEPNKLLPGKVQLIANGLDNGFELPQDKLAIITERELFQKVTKKHRKMTTFTNAERIKSYTDLKPGDFVVHVNHGIGRYEGMKTMEVDDKHQDYLTITYKDNAQLFIPVTQLNLIQKYVSSEDKHPRINKLGGSEWAKTKQKVASKIEDIADDLIELYAKRSAQKGFSFPKDDALQHDFENEFPYNETPDQLRSAQEIKRDMENVRPMDRLLVGDVGYGKTEVALRAAFKAIEVGKQVAFLVPTTILAQQHYETMRDRFADYPIEIRVLSRFQTRAEIKETLAGLEDGTVDVVVGTHRILSKDVGFKDLGLLIIDEEQRFGVKHKERIKELRSNVDVLTLTATPIPRTLNMSMMGIRDLSVIETPPANRYPIQTYVMEQNAGAIRDAIDREMARGGQVFYLHNRVGDIEKTVANLEELVPDARIAYIHGKMTENQLENVLYEFINGEYDVMVTTTIIETGVDIPNVNTLFVENADRMGLSQLYQLRGRIGRSSRVAYAYFMYQPNKSLTEVGEKRLEAIRDFTELGSGFKIAMRDLSIRGAGNLLGKQQHGFVDSVGYDLYTQMLSDAVAKKRGKEVTQTTSSVIELDVEAYLPSDYIDDNQQKIELYKRIRQLENKSQLDEITDDLIDRFGDFPPAVDNLLKIAEIKMDADYSLVEKIQRKDHDLTITFSKQADSEFESKDLLRAIAQTKFRATINSAEQKYQIKLVVQNNMADWLDQLIKLVNELADIRHTKLVDGKNQNE